From a single Micromonospora carbonacea genomic region:
- a CDS encoding sensor histidine kinase, which yields MSRRPIRPWAHWTLRSRLVLLVGILATLALLGANAAGLVLLRGYLVQRVDQQLTGLARPFTDAPRATSGFPAGGATTGGPRNPGRFARLGPDQLVVHYRADGARDPERSSTPSAAAPDPGPLAEVAARARAGRPYTVAGDGDAWRLLAVPVGDGGEVVVLGASLAEAERTVDRLVVIDAAVTGSVLIVLGLLAAFVVRLGLSPLTRMERVVAGITGGDLARRLHDTDPHTEPGRLGAAVNLMLDRIGTEMTARAAADRRLRQFVADASHELRTPLTSIRGFAELYRRGGAPPGPALDEAMGRIEAEAARMGVLVEDLLLLARLDRHRAPVLRPVDVLEVAADTIRDAHARAPGRRVRLTTLTEDDETFEPPTVLGDEHRLRQVAANLVGNAMQHTGPGARVTVRIGRLPAAVAGPPPAPARGGVVVRSGPTPAPPAGGLAVLEVHDDGPGIPAEHATRVFERLYRADASRGRGDGGGSGLGLSIAASIVHAHGGWIELHSGPGAGTAFRVLLPVAGSPAEGDRPARPVRDAPPPTPSQL from the coding sequence GTGAGCCGGCGGCCGATCCGCCCCTGGGCGCACTGGACGCTGCGGTCCCGGCTGGTGCTCCTCGTCGGAATCCTCGCCACCCTGGCCCTGCTGGGGGCGAACGCCGCCGGGCTGGTGCTGCTGCGCGGCTACCTGGTGCAGCGGGTCGACCAGCAGCTCACCGGGCTGGCCCGCCCCTTCACCGACGCCCCGCGCGCCACCTCCGGGTTCCCGGCCGGGGGCGCGACCACCGGCGGGCCGCGCAACCCCGGCCGGTTCGCGCGCCTCGGGCCGGACCAACTGGTCGTCCACTACCGGGCCGACGGCGCCCGGGACCCCGAGCGCAGCAGCACGCCGTCGGCCGCCGCGCCCGATCCCGGCCCGCTGGCCGAGGTGGCGGCGCGGGCCCGGGCCGGCCGCCCGTACACCGTCGCCGGCGACGGGGACGCGTGGCGGCTGCTGGCGGTCCCGGTCGGCGACGGCGGGGAGGTCGTGGTGCTCGGCGCGTCCCTGGCCGAGGCGGAGCGGACCGTCGACCGGCTCGTGGTGATCGACGCCGCGGTGACCGGCAGCGTCCTGATCGTGCTGGGCCTGCTCGCCGCCTTCGTGGTCCGCCTCGGGCTGAGCCCCCTGACCAGGATGGAACGCGTCGTCGCGGGCATCACCGGCGGCGACCTGGCCCGCCGGCTGCACGACACCGACCCGCACACCGAGCCCGGCCGCCTCGGCGCGGCGGTGAACCTCATGCTGGACCGGATCGGCACGGAGATGACCGCCCGCGCCGCGGCCGACCGCCGGCTGCGCCAGTTCGTCGCCGACGCCTCGCACGAGCTGCGCACCCCGCTGACCTCGATCCGGGGCTTCGCCGAGCTGTACCGCCGCGGCGGCGCCCCGCCCGGACCGGCCCTGGACGAGGCGATGGGCCGGATCGAGGCCGAGGCCGCCCGGATGGGGGTGCTCGTCGAGGATCTGCTGCTGCTCGCCCGGCTGGACCGCCACCGCGCCCCGGTGCTGCGCCCGGTCGACGTGTTGGAGGTCGCCGCCGACACCATCCGCGACGCGCACGCCCGCGCCCCGGGGCGGCGGGTCCGGCTGACCACGCTCACCGAGGACGACGAGACGTTCGAGCCGCCGACCGTGCTCGGCGACGAGCACCGGCTGCGCCAGGTCGCGGCGAACCTGGTCGGCAACGCCATGCAGCACACCGGGCCGGGGGCGCGGGTGACCGTCCGCATCGGCCGGCTGCCCGCCGCCGTGGCCGGCCCGCCGCCCGCGCCGGCCCGGGGCGGCGTGGTGGTCCGGTCCGGGCCGACGCCCGCACCGCCCGCCGGCGGGCTGGCCGTGCTGGAGGTGCACGACGACGGCCCGGGCATCCCCGCCGAGCACGCCACCCGGGTCTTCGAGCGGCTCTACCGCGCCGATGCGAGCCGGGGCCGGGGCGACGGCGGCGGCTCCGGGCTCGGCCTGTCCATCGCGGCGTCGATCGTGCACGCCCACGGCGGCTGGATCGAGCTGCACAGCGGCCCCGGGGCGGGCACAGCCTTCCGCGTGCTGCTGCCCGTCGCCGGTTCCCCGGCGGAGGGCGACCGGCCGGCGCGGCCGGTCCGCGACGCGCCGCCGCCGACTCCGAGCCAGCTATGA